A single window of Synechococcus sp. CBW1004 DNA harbors:
- a CDS encoding terminase → MTASTAATAIPTPVLTPQAPAEGGLLLSELDPWGDAGLLHLPTATAAEPSEPQSLRSFIAEAYPRYGFHRWAEVLIDLLQQVADGHLGRLIVTCPPRLGKSLLVSKLFPAYFLQRYPHLFAAIASYSAELAYAHSREARHFYRVTGHLLARDSAAVGNWLTRQRGGCIAAGVDGPFTGKGYSLGIIDDPYKGPGDAASPALRQKLIDWLRSVWLTRAEPASVLGPDGSEQPNLSAQVVVLTRWDHQDVIGWLLEQELGEAPQNWTILDLPAIAEEPGERPQLPSTCTLIPDWRQAGEALCPERFPLPELLKIRARLGAYWWAALYQQRPSPASGSIFLRQWIRPPFPREEGNQRQYALLALSCDLSFKGEAESDYCGFCLAGLLAPPARSAIPRTGEPQGPSGPKELEIEVLWSARHRFGLPEVIRFLLGCLQALEQQGLRPNAVLIEDAANGPAVLQTLRRRVPGMLPITARGSKETRAHAVAPLLEAGQIRFHHRAQPLVEEAIRFPKGSKDLVDAFCHGALWLEGRYWKAQGIQPVVTPLLVSR, encoded by the coding sequence ATGACGGCGAGCACCGCCGCCACTGCGATACCAACACCGGTGCTCACGCCACAGGCCCCTGCTGAAGGCGGCCTGCTGCTGAGCGAGCTCGACCCCTGGGGCGATGCCGGCCTCCTCCACCTCCCAACGGCCACTGCTGCCGAGCCATCGGAACCCCAGAGCCTGCGCAGCTTCATCGCTGAGGCCTACCCCCGCTACGGCTTCCACCGCTGGGCTGAGGTGCTGATCGACCTGCTCCAGCAGGTGGCGGATGGCCACCTTGGCCGGCTGATCGTCACCTGTCCGCCCCGGCTGGGGAAGTCGTTGCTGGTCTCGAAGCTGTTCCCGGCCTACTTCCTGCAGCGCTACCCGCATCTCTTCGCGGCGATTGCGTCGTACTCGGCGGAGCTGGCCTATGCCCACTCCCGAGAAGCCCGTCACTTCTATCGAGTGACCGGCCACCTGCTGGCCCGCGATTCGGCGGCCGTGGGCAACTGGCTCACCCGCCAGCGCGGCGGCTGCATCGCTGCTGGTGTGGATGGCCCGTTCACCGGCAAGGGCTACAGCCTGGGGATCATCGACGACCCCTACAAGGGCCCAGGTGATGCGGCATCCCCGGCGCTGCGTCAGAAGCTGATCGACTGGCTGCGATCGGTGTGGCTCACCCGAGCTGAGCCCGCGTCGGTGCTGGGACCAGACGGCAGCGAGCAGCCCAACCTCTCAGCCCAGGTGGTCGTGCTCACCCGCTGGGACCACCAGGACGTGATCGGCTGGCTGCTGGAGCAGGAGCTGGGCGAGGCCCCCCAGAACTGGACCATTCTGGACCTGCCGGCTATCGCGGAAGAGCCAGGCGAACGGCCCCAGCTGCCGTCCACCTGCACCCTGATCCCCGACTGGCGCCAGGCGGGTGAGGCGCTGTGCCCGGAGCGGTTCCCCCTGCCGGAACTGCTCAAGATCAGGGCCCGTCTCGGGGCCTACTGGTGGGCGGCGCTGTACCAGCAGCGACCCAGCCCGGCGTCTGGGTCCATCTTCCTGCGGCAGTGGATCCGGCCGCCCTTCCCCCGTGAGGAGGGCAACCAGCGCCAGTACGCGCTGCTGGCGCTCTCCTGTGACCTCAGCTTCAAGGGCGAGGCGGAAAGCGACTACTGCGGCTTCTGCCTTGCCGGCTTGCTGGCACCACCGGCCCGCTCTGCCATCCCCCGAACGGGTGAACCGCAGGGCCCATCCGGGCCCAAAGAGTTGGAGATCGAGGTGCTCTGGTCAGCCCGGCACCGCTTTGGCCTGCCGGAGGTGATCCGCTTCCTGTTGGGTTGCCTGCAGGCGCTGGAACAGCAGGGCCTGCGGCCCAATGCCGTGCTGATCGAGGACGCTGCCAATGGCCCGGCGGTGCTGCAGACCCTGCGGCGCCGGGTGCCGGGGATGCTGCCGATCACCGCCCGAGGCAGCAAGGAGACCCGCGCCCATGCCGTGGCTCCCCTGCTGGAGGCCGGGCAGATCCGCTTCCACCACCGCGCCCAGCCATTGGTGGAGGAAGCGATCCGCTTTCCCAAGGGCAGCAAGGACCTGGTGGATGCCTTCTGCCACGGCGCCCTCTGGCTGGAGGGTCGCTACTGGAAGGCCCAGGGCATCCAGCCGGTGGTGACGCCACTGCTGGTGAGCCGATGA